Proteins from a single region of Pseudopedobacter saltans DSM 12145:
- the greA gene encoding transcription elongation factor GreA, whose translation MTEIAYFTKEGLENLKQELQYLKTEGRAKIANAIAEARDKGDLSENAEYDAAKEAQALHETKIAKLENTLANARLIDESKIDTTKVLALSIVKIKNVKNGATMTYQLVAENEADLKSGKISVKSPIAQGLLGKSVGDKAEITVPAGKMEFEILDISR comes from the coding sequence ATGACTGAGATAGCATATTTCACCAAAGAAGGATTAGAGAACTTAAAACAAGAGTTACAGTACCTAAAAACGGAAGGAAGGGCTAAAATTGCAAACGCAATTGCCGAAGCAAGAGATAAAGGTGACCTATCTGAAAATGCAGAATATGACGCTGCGAAGGAGGCTCAAGCTTTACACGAGACAAAAATTGCTAAATTAGAAAACACATTGGCTAATGCCCGCTTAATTGATGAGTCTAAGATTGACACAACTAAAGTATTAGCTTTGTCCATAGTGAAAATTAAGAATGTGAAAAATGGTGCAACAATGACTTATCAACTGGTTGCCGAGAATGAAGCTGATTTAAAATCTGGCAAGATTTCTGTAAAGTCTCCAATCGCACAAGGTTTATTGGGAAAATCTGTTGGAGATAAAGCTGAAATTACTGTACCGGCGGGCAAAATGGAATTTGAAATTCTTGATATTAGCAGGTAG
- a CDS encoding HIT family protein: protein MASIFTKIVNGEIPAHKVAETSEFLAFLDINPLKEGHVLVIPKKEIDYIFDIEDELYVSMMIFAKIVAAGIKKAIPCNRVGVAVVGLEVPHAHIHLIPIDKISDMDFGKKKLTPTTEQLSETALKILDALREV from the coding sequence ATGGCCAGCATATTCACAAAAATTGTAAATGGGGAGATTCCAGCACATAAAGTAGCGGAGACATCCGAATTCTTAGCTTTTTTAGACATTAACCCTCTTAAAGAAGGTCATGTTTTGGTGATCCCTAAAAAGGAAATAGACTACATTTTTGATATTGAAGACGAACTGTATGTCAGCATGATGATCTTTGCTAAAATTGTAGCTGCTGGAATAAAGAAAGCCATACCTTGTAATCGTGTTGGCGTTGCTGTGGTTGGCTTGGAGGTTCCTCATGCACACATCCATCTTATCCCAATAGATAAGATTTCGGATATGGATTTTGGAAAGAAAAAGCTTACTCCTACTACGGAACAACTAAGCGAAACCGCATTAAAAATTTTAGACGCATTAAGAGAAGTTTAA
- a CDS encoding COG1470 family protein — protein sequence MSSRENQLRLVFLGIILMVFTKLNAQNVQLYTTYPKISVSPGEVVDYSIELINNSSAVKTSDISLSSLPKGWHYELKSGNYVIDRLSVLPKDRKTLNLKLFVPGIQKKGSYTFYVSAGGTRLPLTVKITEEGVSSSELTSTQTNMEGAANSTFTYNATLFNRSSDGQVYALSANAAAGWGVIFKSDGKQVSSVDIEPNQRKDIIVEINAPEGIKKGTYKIPVRATNGSNQSEIIFEVVVSGSYKLELTTPSGALSTTATSGSVKKIQLSVKNTGASDLSQINLSSEAPSNWEVIFEPTRITTLKAGESATVNMNIKPTSNAIAGDYVLTASARSSETSSQAQFRITVETSILKGWFGITLIALAVGVVYYLIRKYGRR from the coding sequence ATGTCAAGCAGAGAGAATCAACTCCGGTTAGTTTTTCTGGGCATTATTTTGATGGTTTTCACCAAATTAAACGCCCAAAATGTACAACTTTACACTACTTATCCTAAAATTTCAGTCTCTCCTGGAGAAGTAGTAGATTACAGTATCGAATTGATCAACAACAGCAGCGCGGTTAAAACCAGTGACATCTCTTTATCCTCGCTACCAAAAGGCTGGCATTACGAACTCAAATCCGGCAACTATGTAATAGATCGCCTTTCTGTTCTTCCAAAAGACAGGAAGACGCTAAACCTGAAGCTCTTCGTTCCGGGTATCCAGAAAAAAGGTTCTTACACATTTTATGTATCTGCCGGAGGAACAAGGCTACCACTTACCGTTAAAATAACAGAAGAAGGTGTTTCAAGTTCCGAATTAACTTCCACCCAAACCAACATGGAAGGTGCTGCAAACTCAACATTCACCTATAACGCAACTTTATTCAACAGATCATCGGATGGCCAGGTTTATGCATTGTCAGCAAACGCAGCTGCTGGCTGGGGAGTTATATTTAAATCTGATGGCAAACAAGTAAGTTCAGTAGATATCGAACCTAACCAGCGTAAAGATATAATAGTTGAAATAAACGCTCCCGAGGGTATAAAAAAAGGAACTTATAAGATACCTGTCAGAGCTACAAACGGTAGCAATCAGTCAGAAATTATTTTTGAGGTTGTAGTAAGCGGATCTTATAAGCTTGAGTTAACCACTCCTTCAGGTGCGTTAAGCACAACCGCCACAAGCGGATCGGTAAAAAAGATACAACTATCGGTAAAAAACACCGGAGCATCAGATCTCAGCCAGATTAACCTGTCATCGGAGGCACCTTCAAACTGGGAAGTAATATTTGAACCAACCAGAATTACTACGCTAAAGGCCGGCGAATCGGCCACGGTGAACATGAATATTAAACCAACGTCTAATGCCATAGCAGGGGACTATGTATTAACTGCTTCCGCCAGATCATCAGAGACAAGTAGCCAGGCGCAGTTCAGAATTACAGTAGAAACTTCAATCCTGAAAGGCTGGTTTGGAATCACTTTAATTGCATTGGCTGTTGGTGTTGTCTATTATCTTATTCGTAAATATGGAAGGAGATAG
- a CDS encoding ABC transporter permease: MKKTDFNFRSFKILVRKEISDYIKSWKFIILLGIVLLTCIASLYNSLSVLRKNIPAPNDPDSIFFFLKIFTTSDGTLPPFHVFVGFLGPLLGICLGFDAVNSEFNNRTISRILSQPIHRDSFLNAKFIGALLIIACLFSTLFLLTTGVAIIWTGLSPTFQECGRLLLFLLLTIVYVGFWLNLSILFSVLWRSPATSALIGIAIWLFFTVFYPLIVNVIAKRIMPDPYSSYQEIKAYQDFMLTLTRFAPNQLFDDGTNILLMPSIRSLGPLSMEQVQGAIPSPLPIWESIKIVWDQLTGLLASTIICFALSYFSFMRREIRA, encoded by the coding sequence ATGAAAAAAACTGATTTCAATTTTAGATCTTTCAAAATACTCGTCAGAAAAGAGATTTCAGATTACATAAAAAGCTGGAAGTTCATTATTCTATTAGGCATTGTACTACTGACTTGTATTGCATCCTTATATAATTCGCTATCTGTTTTAAGAAAAAATATTCCTGCGCCTAATGATCCTGATTCGATATTTTTCTTTTTAAAAATATTTACCACATCAGATGGTACTTTACCACCTTTTCATGTATTTGTAGGTTTTCTGGGGCCTCTTCTGGGAATTTGTTTAGGTTTCGATGCGGTAAACTCTGAGTTCAACAACCGGACAATCAGCAGAATTCTATCTCAGCCTATACACCGGGATAGCTTTCTAAATGCTAAGTTTATAGGAGCATTACTGATTATAGCGTGTTTATTTAGTACATTATTTTTGCTTACAACCGGCGTAGCTATAATTTGGACAGGTTTATCGCCTACCTTTCAGGAGTGTGGCAGATTACTTCTTTTTTTACTCTTGACCATTGTATACGTTGGATTTTGGCTAAATCTTTCCATTCTGTTTTCAGTTTTGTGGAGATCACCTGCAACTTCGGCCCTTATAGGGATTGCGATATGGCTATTTTTTACTGTATTTTATCCGCTGATTGTAAACGTTATTGCAAAGCGTATAATGCCAGATCCGTACTCATCTTATCAGGAGATCAAGGCTTATCAGGATTTTATGCTAACTCTAACACGCTTCGCGCCAAATCAGCTATTTGACGATGGAACCAATATATTGCTGATGCCTTCTATACGCAGCCTTGGCCCTTTAAGTATGGAACAAGTTCAGGGAGCAATTCCTTCTCCGTTACCAATATGGGAAAGTATAAAAATTGTCTGGGATCAGTTAACGGGATTATTAGCTTCTACTATTATTTGCTTTGCATTATCATATTTTAGCTTTATGCGCAGGGAAATTCGGGCTTAG
- a CDS encoding metal-dependent hydrolase: protein MRVNYFGHSCFLLQIGENKILIDPFISPNELAKDININEIECNYILVSHGHSDHVADLINIAKRTDATIISSFELVQWASGQGAEKIHPMNLGGSWNFDFGTVKMTYAAHSNSLPNGSYGGPAAGFLLKTDGKTYYYSGDTALVSDMRLLGELYDIDYAFLCIGDNFTMGVDDAILAAKFINCKKIIGMHYDTFGYIKINEEQAKQKFEDAGLTLNLMKISNKTEDAIEI from the coding sequence ATGAGAGTAAATTATTTTGGGCATTCTTGTTTTCTACTTCAAATAGGCGAAAATAAGATTTTGATAGATCCTTTCATTTCCCCAAATGAATTGGCTAAAGATATCAATATAAATGAAATCGAATGCAATTATATTCTGGTGTCTCACGGGCATAGTGATCATGTCGCTGATTTAATCAATATAGCAAAACGTACGGATGCTACTATTATCAGCTCGTTTGAATTGGTACAATGGGCTTCGGGACAAGGTGCTGAAAAAATACATCCTATGAATTTAGGGGGGAGTTGGAATTTTGATTTTGGAACGGTTAAAATGACTTATGCAGCCCATTCCAATTCTTTACCAAACGGGAGCTACGGTGGTCCTGCCGCCGGTTTTTTATTAAAGACTGACGGAAAAACTTATTATTATTCAGGGGATACGGCTTTAGTTTCAGATATGAGGCTACTGGGCGAATTATACGATATAGATTACGCTTTTTTATGTATTGGCGATAACTTTACTATGGGGGTTGATGATGCCATTTTAGCCGCTAAATTTATCAATTGCAAAAAAATTATAGGTATGCATTATGATACTTTTGGTTATATCAAGATTAATGAAGAGCAAGCAAAACAAAAATTTGAAGATGCAGGGCTTACACTAAACCTGATGAAAATATCGAACAAAACAGAAGACGCTATAGAAATTTAA
- a CDS encoding NAD(P)-dependent oxidoreductase — translation MKKLLIIDDLEKSFQIAAEELGYQVNYQPKITKAEALEILHEYDGVAVRSKFNFDKEVIDKGPNLKFIARAGAGMDNIDEAYAVAKNIALINAPEGNRDAVAEHAMGMLLNLMNNLQQADMQVRNGIWDREANRGYELMGKTVAIIGYGNNGGAFARRLKGFGVDVIAYDKYKTGFSDDYVREVSMEEVVKLADVVSLHIPLTPETRQMVNNEYLRHFKKPIFFISLARGEITNTRAILNAIKEGKILGAGLDVLEVEKFPKLSEQDWYQDLANEPKVLLSPHVGGWTFDSYRKISEVLADKLKNLDL, via the coding sequence ATGAAAAAACTTTTAATTATAGATGATTTGGAAAAGAGTTTCCAAATTGCCGCTGAAGAGCTTGGATACCAGGTAAATTACCAACCTAAAATAACTAAAGCGGAAGCTTTAGAGATTTTGCATGAATATGACGGTGTTGCTGTAAGATCTAAATTCAATTTTGACAAAGAGGTTATAGATAAAGGCCCTAATTTAAAATTCATTGCAAGAGCCGGCGCGGGAATGGATAATATTGATGAGGCTTATGCCGTTGCAAAAAACATAGCTTTGATTAACGCGCCTGAGGGAAATAGGGATGCAGTTGCAGAACATGCCATGGGAATGCTGTTAAACCTTATGAATAATTTACAACAAGCAGATATGCAAGTTCGAAACGGCATTTGGGACAGAGAGGCTAACAGAGGATATGAGCTTATGGGCAAAACTGTAGCGATTATTGGTTATGGAAATAATGGCGGTGCCTTTGCCAGAAGACTAAAAGGATTTGGTGTTGATGTAATTGCTTACGACAAGTATAAAACCGGTTTTTCTGACGATTATGTTAGAGAAGTGAGCATGGAAGAAGTAGTAAAATTAGCAGACGTTGTAAGCTTACATATTCCACTAACTCCTGAAACCAGACAAATGGTAAATAATGAATATTTGAGACATTTTAAAAAACCGATATTCTTTATCAGTTTGGCCAGAGGCGAAATTACTAACACGAGGGCCATACTTAATGCTATAAAAGAAGGAAAGATTTTAGGCGCAGGGCTGGATGTTCTGGAAGTTGAAAAATTCCCTAAATTAAGTGAGCAGGATTGGTACCAGGATCTTGCAAATGAGCCGAAAGTATTATTGAGCCCGCATGTTGGAGGATGGACTTTTGACTCGTATCGTAAAATTTCTGAGGTATTAGCCGACAAGCTGAAAAATTTGGATTTGTAA
- the rsmA gene encoding 16S rRNA (adenine(1518)-N(6)/adenine(1519)-N(6))-dimethyltransferase RsmA encodes MDSVKAKKHLGQHFLTDKNIAQKIVDSLIHTDKYKKVLEVGPGMGVLSDFLLQKTDYETYLIDIDTESFEFLHKQYPNLGDKLINADFLQLNFRDIFLEPFAIIGNFPYNISSQILFKVLENRNHVPEVVGMFQKEVAERCVAKAGSKEYGILSVFLQAYYKCEYLFTVKAGVFNPPPKVLSAVIRLTRNETETLECNEKLFWQIVKAGFNQRRKTLSNALSGIIKKELQGEEEVWTLRAERLTVKDFVDLTNLIEQNKSLDHQ; translated from the coding sequence ATGGATTCGGTTAAAGCAAAAAAGCATTTAGGACAGCACTTTTTGACAGATAAAAATATCGCTCAAAAAATTGTAGACTCCCTAATTCATACAGATAAGTACAAAAAAGTACTGGAAGTTGGCCCCGGAATGGGCGTACTTTCTGATTTTTTGCTTCAAAAAACTGATTATGAAACTTATCTGATAGACATTGACACAGAATCTTTTGAATTTTTACATAAACAATATCCGAATTTAGGAGACAAATTAATTAATGCGGATTTTCTCCAATTGAATTTCCGGGATATCTTTTTAGAACCTTTTGCTATCATTGGAAATTTTCCTTACAACATCAGTTCCCAGATTTTATTTAAAGTTTTAGAGAACAGAAACCATGTACCTGAAGTTGTTGGAATGTTTCAAAAAGAAGTAGCTGAACGTTGTGTGGCAAAAGCAGGGAGCAAGGAATATGGAATATTAAGTGTGTTTTTACAGGCTTATTATAAATGTGAATATCTCTTTACTGTAAAAGCCGGCGTTTTTAATCCCCCTCCAAAAGTTCTATCGGCAGTCATCAGACTGACAAGGAACGAAACCGAGACATTGGAGTGCAATGAAAAACTTTTTTGGCAGATTGTAAAAGCTGGTTTCAACCAGCGAAGAAAGACTTTAAGCAATGCATTATCCGGGATAATCAAAAAAGAATTGCAGGGCGAAGAAGAAGTATGGACTTTACGGGCAGAAAGGTTAACGGTTAAAGATTTTGTTGACTTAACAAACCTGATAGAACAAAACAAATCACTTGATCACCAATAG
- a CDS encoding serine hydrolase domain-containing protein — protein sequence MKFFKTLSLVLFSVVLYSSCSSSGRENKNPKVRTAKDDKSDSLLLVYDKKNADPYIAEFMQNLHKKYGFNGNVIVAKKGKILFEGSYGWANYLLRDSLKIESQFELASVTKTFTGVAIMQLLEAGKLSLDDNVKKYFPDFPYDNITIRLLLPHRSGMMNYVYFIDDIWRKEKRDMRKGITNQEVMDVIAQYKPAPYTSPDRTFHYNNSNYMVLGGIIEKVTGQSYADYVMEHIFKPAGMKNTHVYSKAVYDKIPVDVVGHDRTWRYSVAQNFLDGPVGDKGIYSTIKDLILYDHALKNGRLLNKNSLDSMYTGRNKPQNGHFNYGYGWRMFDGAKGEKVVYHTGWWHGFRNIYVRDLNNDIVIAFLGNLTNGSLLHLDDLYKHLKMPVIRRGAYGRDGSSDVE from the coding sequence ATGAAATTTTTTAAAACCTTATCCCTAGTTTTATTTTCCGTTGTTTTATATAGCTCGTGTTCGTCGTCCGGAAGAGAAAATAAGAATCCTAAAGTTAGAACCGCAAAAGACGATAAAAGCGATAGTCTTTTATTAGTTTACGATAAGAAAAATGCAGATCCATATATCGCAGAATTTATGCAGAATCTTCATAAGAAATATGGATTTAATGGAAATGTAATTGTAGCTAAAAAAGGAAAAATCCTTTTTGAAGGAAGTTACGGTTGGGCAAACTATCTGTTAAGAGACAGTTTAAAAATTGAGTCTCAATTTGAACTGGCCTCAGTAACCAAAACTTTTACCGGTGTAGCAATAATGCAATTACTGGAAGCAGGAAAGTTGTCTCTGGACGATAATGTGAAAAAATATTTTCCGGACTTTCCTTATGACAATATAACAATCAGACTATTACTTCCACATCGTAGCGGGATGATGAATTATGTCTATTTTATAGATGATATATGGAGGAAGGAAAAACGGGATATGCGTAAAGGTATCACTAATCAGGAAGTCATGGATGTAATTGCCCAGTACAAACCTGCCCCTTATACAAGTCCAGACAGAACATTCCACTATAATAATTCTAATTATATGGTTTTGGGGGGTATTATAGAGAAAGTTACCGGACAAAGTTATGCAGATTATGTCATGGAGCATATATTTAAACCGGCAGGTATGAAAAATACCCATGTTTATTCAAAGGCGGTTTATGATAAGATACCTGTTGATGTGGTAGGACATGATAGGACATGGAGATATTCTGTAGCTCAAAATTTTCTCGACGGCCCGGTAGGCGATAAGGGAATCTATTCGACAATAAAAGATTTGATACTATATGATCATGCTTTGAAAAATGGGCGTCTTCTTAATAAAAACAGCTTGGATTCGATGTATACCGGACGTAATAAGCCACAAAACGGACATTTTAATTATGGCTATGGCTGGAGAATGTTTGACGGAGCAAAAGGTGAAAAAGTAGTCTATCACACTGGTTGGTGGCATGGTTTTAGAAATATTTATGTTAGAGATTTAAATAACGATATTGTAATCGCTTTTCTTGGAAACTTAACCAATGGAAGCTTGCTCCACTTAGACGATTTATATAAGCATTTGAAAATGCCTGTGATAAGAAGAGGCGCTTATGGCAGAGACGGAAGTTCTGATGTGGAATAA
- a CDS encoding low molecular weight protein-tyrosine-phosphatase — MKILMVCLGNICRSPLAHGILEHLAKENGLDWEIDSAGTGSWHIGHKPDRRSIAVAKSYGVDISSQRARQFEINDFDRYDFIFVMDENNYKDVIALAKSQEEKNKVKLFIPNGVVPDPYWDDTQFDPVYHMIYEQCQKLIESLTKKN, encoded by the coding sequence ATGAAGATACTAATGGTTTGCCTGGGCAATATTTGTCGTTCTCCTCTGGCTCATGGCATTCTGGAGCATCTTGCTAAAGAGAATGGACTGGACTGGGAAATTGATTCCGCCGGCACAGGATCATGGCATATAGGCCACAAACCCGACCGGAGGTCTATAGCTGTTGCGAAAAGTTATGGTGTAGACATATCTTCTCAACGAGCCAGACAATTTGAAATTAACGATTTTGACCGATACGATTTTATCTTTGTAATGGACGAAAACAACTATAAAGACGTTATTGCATTGGCAAAAAGCCAGGAGGAAAAAAATAAAGTGAAGTTATTTATTCCAAATGGCGTGGTTCCGGATCCATATTGGGATGATACTCAATTTGACCCGGTTTATCATATGATTTATGAACAATGTCAAAAATTGATAGAATCTTTAACGAAGAAAAATTAA
- a CDS encoding YbaB/EbfC family nucleoid-associated protein: MFDKLFEAQQKAEDIKRRLDSISVKGEAEGGAIQVVATANKKVKEVKIEEEFFKNSDKEEVEELLVVALNKAFEQADNISQSETAAMTQEMLGSMGGLGALGKLFGK; the protein is encoded by the coding sequence ATGTTTGACAAATTATTCGAAGCTCAGCAAAAAGCAGAGGACATAAAAAGGCGTTTAGATAGTATCAGTGTAAAAGGCGAAGCTGAAGGAGGTGCTATCCAGGTAGTGGCCACTGCCAATAAAAAAGTGAAAGAGGTGAAAATTGAAGAAGAATTTTTCAAAAACTCCGATAAAGAAGAAGTAGAAGAGCTATTAGTTGTAGCATTAAATAAAGCTTTCGAGCAGGCAGATAATATCTCTCAATCGGAAACTGCAGCCATGACACAAGAAATGTTGGGAAGTATGGGAGGTTTAGGCGCGCTTGGTAAACTATTCGGTAAATAA
- a CDS encoding ABC transporter ATP-binding protein: protein MDTSIISIKGLRKVYQNHVAVNHLDLDIQRGEIFGLLGPNGAGKSTTILMMLGLTEPTTGFVRVNGINPQTHPVEVKKMVGYLPDNIGFYETRTGLDNLVLVAELNGYKYNDAFTRAKNLLETVGLKEVGNQKVSTYSRGMKQRLGLADTLIKNPKIIILDEPTLGLDPSGVKEFLSLIRDLSKKENLTVLLSSHHLHQVQEVCNRVGIFVKGNLIAKGEVKDLAQQLFGTDSMTTLLDTGLNNHDEIESIKNKLQNIRGIDRTEINGHQIVIHHSFNSNTPLVKILAKQEIPIMQILQKGYGLDDIYSYYFEENKS from the coding sequence GTGGATACTTCTATTATTTCAATAAAAGGACTTAGAAAAGTATATCAAAACCATGTTGCGGTAAATCATCTGGATTTAGATATACAAAGAGGCGAAATATTCGGCTTACTAGGCCCAAACGGCGCGGGAAAGTCCACTACTATTCTTATGATGTTGGGACTAACGGAACCTACCACCGGATTTGTCCGGGTAAACGGAATAAATCCGCAAACGCATCCTGTTGAAGTGAAGAAAATGGTCGGATATTTACCAGATAATATTGGTTTTTACGAAACCAGAACTGGCTTAGATAATCTTGTTCTCGTCGCCGAGCTGAACGGTTATAAGTATAATGATGCTTTTACAAGGGCTAAAAACCTTCTGGAAACAGTTGGATTAAAAGAAGTAGGTAACCAAAAAGTATCGACCTATTCACGAGGTATGAAACAACGACTTGGACTTGCCGATACACTTATTAAAAATCCTAAGATTATTATCCTGGATGAGCCTACTCTCGGACTAGACCCTAGTGGTGTAAAGGAGTTTTTATCGTTGATACGGGATTTGAGCAAAAAGGAAAACCTTACTGTTCTACTTTCCTCGCATCATCTGCATCAAGTTCAGGAGGTATGTAACCGAGTGGGGATTTTTGTAAAAGGGAATCTAATAGCGAAGGGAGAAGTTAAGGATCTAGCTCAGCAACTATTTGGAACCGACAGTATGACAACATTACTGGATACCGGATTGAATAACCACGATGAAATCGAATCTATAAAAAACAAACTCCAAAATATAAGAGGAATAGATCGTACCGAAATCAACGGACATCAAATTGTTATTCACCACTCTTTTAATTCCAATACCCCTTTGGTAAAAATATTGGCAAAACAGGAAATTCCAATAATGCAGATATTACAAAAGGGTTATGGTCTTGATGATATTTATTCGTATTATTTTGAAGAAAATAAGTCATGA
- the fumC gene encoding class II fumarate hydratase, translated as MEYRIEHDTMGEVKVPADKFWGAQTERSRNNFKIGPEASMPKEIIYAFAYLKKAAAMANTDLGVLPAEKRDLIAQACDEILAGKLDDQFPLVIWQTGSGTQSNMNANEVIAYRAHVNNGGSLLDAKKILHPNDDVNKSQSSNDTFPTAMHIAAYKQVVEITLPGLELLKDTLAKKSEEFKDIVKTGRTHFMDATPLTLGQEFSGYVQQITNGIRAIKNSLEMIAELALGGTAVGTGLNTPNGYDILVAKYIAELTGLPFVTAPNKFEALAAHDAIVELSGALKRVAVSLMKIANDIRMLSSGPRCGIGEIIIPDNEPGSSIMPGKVNPTQPEALTMVAAQVIGNDVAVSVGGTNGHFELNVFKPVMAANVLQSARLIGDACVSFNDHCAAGIEANLPVITQHLENSLMLVTALNPHVGYENAAKIAKKAHKENKTLKAAAVELGLLTEDQFDQWVKPGDMVGSLK; from the coding sequence ATGGAATACAGAATTGAGCATGATACCATGGGAGAGGTTAAAGTTCCAGCAGACAAATTCTGGGGAGCGCAAACCGAACGTTCAAGAAACAATTTCAAAATTGGCCCCGAGGCTTCTATGCCGAAAGAGATAATTTATGCTTTCGCTTATCTGAAAAAAGCAGCAGCAATGGCAAATACCGATCTAGGTGTCTTACCTGCTGAAAAAAGAGACTTAATTGCGCAGGCATGTGACGAGATATTAGCAGGGAAACTTGACGACCAATTTCCTTTGGTTATTTGGCAAACTGGTTCCGGAACCCAATCAAACATGAACGCAAATGAGGTTATAGCCTACAGAGCCCATGTAAATAATGGTGGTTCTTTATTGGATGCGAAGAAAATTCTGCACCCAAATGATGATGTAAACAAATCGCAATCTTCTAACGATACTTTCCCTACAGCTATGCACATTGCTGCATACAAACAAGTTGTAGAAATAACTTTACCAGGATTAGAACTTTTAAAAGACACCCTGGCTAAAAAATCAGAAGAATTTAAAGATATCGTAAAAACTGGCCGTACTCATTTTATGGATGCGACTCCATTAACCTTGGGTCAGGAGTTCTCCGGATACGTTCAACAAATAACTAATGGTATCAGAGCAATCAAAAATTCTTTGGAAATGATTGCAGAATTGGCTTTGGGCGGTACTGCTGTAGGCACCGGTTTAAACACACCAAATGGTTATGATATATTGGTTGCAAAATATATTGCTGAGTTAACCGGACTTCCTTTTGTAACTGCCCCGAATAAATTTGAAGCTTTGGCAGCCCATGATGCAATTGTAGAATTATCTGGTGCATTAAAGAGAGTTGCAGTTTCTTTAATGAAGATTGCTAACGATATCAGAATGTTATCCTCCGGTCCAAGATGCGGTATTGGAGAAATCATAATTCCTGATAATGAACCGGGATCTTCTATTATGCCGGGAAAAGTTAATCCAACTCAACCGGAAGCTTTAACAATGGTTGCGGCACAGGTTATTGGCAATGATGTAGCTGTATCAGTAGGAGGTACAAATGGCCATTTTGAATTAAACGTGTTCAAACCTGTTATGGCAGCCAACGTACTACAATCTGCTCGTTTAATTGGGGACGCATGCGTTTCTTTTAATGATCATTGTGCGGCCGGAATTGAAGCCAATTTACCGGTAATCACACAACATTTGGAAAACTCGCTAATGTTGGTTACAGCATTAAACCCGCATGTTGGTTATGAAAATGCTGCAAAAATTGCAAAGAAAGCACATAAAGAAAATAAAACTTTAAAAGCCGCTGCCGTTGAATTAGGTTTATTAACCGAAGATCAGTTTGATCAATGGGTTAAACCTGGAGATATGGTTGGTTCTTTAAAATAA